A single Orcinus orca chromosome 2, mOrcOrc1.1, whole genome shotgun sequence DNA region contains:
- the LOC101279398 gene encoding ribonuclease 7, which produces MVPARAGFCPLLLFLLLGLWMADDPVGAKPGNMTSARWFETQHVQPRPQRCNTAMQNINKYSNRCKDLNTFVHESFSGVAATCQTPSITCKRGRKNCHRSQKPVSLTMCNLTSGRPDCRYKEKQLNAPYIVACDPPQKGDSRKFKLVPVHLDDVL; this is translated from the coding sequence ATGGTACCAGCCAGAGCAGGATTCTGCCCTCTGCTGCTGTTCCTGCTGCTGGGCCTGTGGATGGCCGACGACCCAGTCGGTGCTAAGCCCGGAAACATGACCTCAGCTCGGTGGTTTGAAACTCAGCACGTGCAGCCCAGGCCTCAGAGATGCAACACGGCGATGCAAAACATCAACAAGTACTCCAATCGCTGCAAAGACCTCAACACCTTCGTGCATGAATCCTTCTCCGGTGTGGCCGCCACTTGTCAGACGCCCAGCATAACCTGCAAGAGAGGCCGTAAAAACTGCCACCGGAGCCAGAAGCCTGTATCCCTGACCATGTGTAACCTCACCTCAGGGAGGCCAGACTGCAGGTACAAGGAGAAGCAACTGAATGCTCCTTACATCGTGGCCTGTGACCCTCCCCAGAAAGGGGACTCTAGGAAATTCAAGCTGGTTCCTGTCCACCTGGACGATGTTCTTTAG